The Acetivibrio cellulolyticus CD2 genome segment TGTAAAATAAGATTGTAGAGAGGAGGTAACCTAGTGGCTATTGAGGTTTTTAACAGGTACGAAATTAAATATATGATGGATGGTGAAACATGTGAAAAAGTTCAGCAGCAGCTTATTGAATATATGGAGTTAGATGAATATAACAAAAAGCATCCTTTTTATACAATAAGTAATATATATTATGACACAGAAGATAATCATCTTATAAGAACTTCACTATCAAAACCAAAATACAAAGAAAAGCTGAGATTACGTGCATATGGTGTACCTGATGTGGAGGATAAAGTGTACTTAGAGATTAAGAAAAAAGTAAATGGGCTTGTTAATAAGAGAAGGACAAAACTGGTTTTAAATGAGGCATATGATTTTGTTGCAACGGGAAATAAACCAGAATTAAAGAGCTTTATGAACAAGCAGGTTCTCAATGAGATAGATTATGTAATAAAGTTATATAAACCTGTACCCAAACTTTATCTTGCATATGATAGAAAAGCGTTTTTTGGAATAAATAACAGAGATTTAAGAATAACCTTTGATACCAATATTCGTTCCAGAAGGGAAGATCTAAGGCTTGAAGCGGGTGATTATGGACGTAAATTATTGCCTAGCGATGATCTTTGGCTTATGGAAGTTAAGGCTGAAAAGACCATTCCAATATGGCTTTCTAAGATGCTCAGTAATTATAAACTTTTTAAAACCAGTTTTTCAAAATATGGAACAGAGTATAAGACAATGATTCAAGAAAATTTATTGGAAGGGGGAAGCAATCAATGGAGGCATTTTTCAATACCGCAACAGAGTCGTTACAGTTATCGCTAGGTAGTGCAGTACTAACTATTATAGTTGCATTTGCATTAGGATTGCTTATTAGCTTAACGTATATAAAAACATATTCAAAGGGAAATTATTCTCAAAACTTTGTACTTACATTGATTATGATTCCTTGTATTATAGCAATTATTATCCTTTTAATAGGTAGTAATATTGCAAGAGCCTTTGGTCTATCGGGAGCATTTTCCATTATCCGGTTCAGAAGTG includes the following:
- a CDS encoding polyphosphate polymerase domain-containing protein; this translates as MAIEVFNRYEIKYMMDGETCEKVQQQLIEYMELDEYNKKHPFYTISNIYYDTEDNHLIRTSLSKPKYKEKLRLRAYGVPDVEDKVYLEIKKKVNGLVNKRRTKLVLNEAYDFVATGNKPELKSFMNKQVLNEIDYVIKLYKPVPKLYLAYDRKAFFGINNRDLRITFDTNIRSRREDLRLEAGDYGRKLLPSDDLWLMEVKAEKTIPIWLSKMLSNYKLFKTSFSKYGTEYKTMIQENLLEGGSNQWRHFSIPQQSRYSYR